The Mycolicibacterium hassiacum DSM 44199 genome includes a window with the following:
- a CDS encoding FadR/GntR family transcriptional regulator has translation MEVTSLREPKMADRVATVLRRMFIRGEIPEGTMLPPESELMERFGVSRPTLREAFRVLESESLIEVQRGVRGGARVTRPRRETLARYAGLILEYEGVTVKDVYDARVAIETPMVAELARTRNPAAIAELERIVEQESQIRPGSDEAVDQLTDFHAAVARLCDNQTLQMISAMLHHIIEKANRSLQPTKGDRAEQAARRSAETHRMVLDLIKAGDVEKATELWRKHLQKGEEYVLSGAELSTVVDLLE, from the coding sequence ATGGAGGTCACCAGCCTTCGGGAACCGAAGATGGCCGATCGGGTGGCCACCGTGCTACGCCGCATGTTCATCCGCGGCGAGATCCCCGAGGGGACAATGCTGCCGCCGGAGTCGGAACTGATGGAGCGGTTCGGCGTGTCCCGCCCGACGCTGCGCGAGGCGTTCCGGGTGCTCGAGTCCGAATCACTGATCGAGGTGCAGCGCGGGGTGCGTGGCGGCGCCCGGGTCACCCGGCCCCGCCGCGAGACCCTGGCCCGCTACGCCGGGCTGATCCTCGAGTACGAGGGGGTCACGGTCAAGGACGTCTACGACGCCCGGGTCGCGATCGAAACCCCGATGGTCGCCGAGCTGGCCAGGACCCGAAACCCTGCTGCCATCGCCGAATTGGAGCGGATCGTCGAGCAGGAATCACAGATCCGGCCCGGCAGCGACGAGGCGGTGGACCAGCTCACCGACTTCCACGCCGCGGTCGCGAGGCTGTGCGACAACCAGACCCTGCAGATGATCAGCGCCATGCTGCACCACATCATCGAGAAGGCGAACCGGTCGCTGCAGCCGACGAAGGGTGACCGCGCCGAGCAGGCGGCCCGCCGCTCCGCCGAGACCCACCGGATGGTGCTGGACCTGATCAAGGCCGGTGACGTCGAGAAGGCCACCGAGTTGTGGCGCAAGCACCTGCAGAAGGGCGAGGAGTACGTGCTCAGCGGCGCCGAGCTGTCCACCGTTGTCGACCTTCTCGAATGA